A section of the Streptomyces sp. NBC_00178 genome encodes:
- a CDS encoding methyltransferase, with amino-acid sequence MELTTGFWRFKVLAAGVELGLFTLLERLGEAGAERIGSELGLRPRPARMLLACCTALELLEREHLGAGEALYRNSRTATEFLVEGRPHYFGGFVRYSDRYGYPGWDRLTEALRTDRPTTWDPDAQESAFVTADPAILEGFWGAMFTLSSFTAAALAEAYDFTRHERLLDVGGGAGAFPVGLCRRYPHLRATVLDLPQVAAMAGAKAVELGMTDVIEARGGDFLRDAELPGGHDVILLSMILHDWDAETGQRLLEKCYSALPPGGAVVICELVLDDDESGPASAALMGLNMLVETRSGNNWTYTEYADRLSEAGFGPMQVLPLHAAGANAALVAHKPG; translated from the coding sequence ATGGAACTGACCACGGGCTTCTGGCGGTTCAAGGTGCTGGCGGCCGGGGTGGAGCTCGGCCTCTTCACGCTGCTCGAACGGCTCGGCGAGGCCGGCGCCGAGCGCATCGGATCGGAACTGGGCCTGCGCCCCCGCCCGGCCCGCATGCTCCTGGCGTGCTGCACCGCCCTGGAACTGCTGGAACGCGAGCACCTCGGAGCGGGCGAGGCGCTCTACCGCAACTCGCGGACGGCGACGGAGTTTTTGGTGGAAGGCCGTCCGCACTACTTCGGCGGATTCGTGCGCTACTCGGACCGCTACGGCTATCCGGGCTGGGACCGCCTGACGGAGGCCCTGCGCACCGACCGCCCCACCACCTGGGACCCCGACGCGCAGGAGTCGGCGTTCGTCACCGCCGATCCGGCGATCCTGGAGGGCTTCTGGGGGGCGATGTTCACCCTGTCCTCGTTCACCGCCGCAGCCCTGGCCGAGGCATACGACTTCACCAGGCACGAGCGGCTGCTGGACGTGGGCGGTGGCGCCGGAGCGTTTCCGGTGGGCCTGTGCCGTCGCTATCCGCACCTACGGGCCACGGTGCTCGACCTGCCACAGGTGGCGGCGATGGCGGGGGCGAAGGCCGTGGAGCTCGGGATGACGGACGTGATCGAGGCGCGGGGCGGCGACTTCCTGCGTGACGCCGAACTCCCGGGCGGGCACGACGTGATCCTGCTCAGCATGATCCTCCACGACTGGGACGCGGAGACCGGGCAGCGCCTGCTGGAGAAGTGCTACTCGGCGCTTCCCCCGGGCGGAGCCGTGGTGATCTGCGAACTGGTCCTGGACGACGACGAGTCGGGGCCCGCATCGGCGGCACTGATGGGCCTGAACATGCTCGTGGAAACGCGGTCGGGGAACAACTGGACGTACACGGAGTACGCGGACCGGCTGTCGGAGGCCGGCTTCGGCCCGATGCAGGTCCTCCCCCTGCACGCGGCGGGCGCGAACGCGGCCCTGGTGGCGCACAAGCCCGGCTGA
- a CDS encoding beta-N-acetylglucosaminidase domain-containing protein: MGTLSAPAQAAEARDATAPSAAGAAASTAPPVVTPTPRSMKPAGRDIRVPANVRLALGDDVDASSIDVIRQALTAAGARHIDTGATGRAAPAPHPRGAKLTVVAGSVKDPAVADALHGAGGTIPGTLVAEGYSLASRGDTIVLAGNDGDGVYYAAQTLRQLVTGKHSVAAVSITDHPAMPLRGSIEGFYGAPWSHTDRLDQLAFYGDIKANTYIYTPKDDAYLREEWREPYPADKLADLRELIEQATAHHVDFTYALSPGLSVCYSDPGDVEALKEKLGSLYEQGARAFYVALDDISYTKWNCPADQEKYGAPGRGSAGQAQADLLNAVQHDFIDGHPDAAPLQFVPTEYSDTADSAYKSVLRERLDPKVVVQWTGTDVVPPSISVADAEAASTVWGRKVFLWDNYPVNDYGQTAGRLLMAPYDKREAGLHKALSGIVLNPMNQAAPSKVALFGGASFAWNDEDYDPVRTWRAAAAYLADGDAATTRALLAFFDTEHLAPTFGDTDWQPQAPGLAARLADFTAAWKSGSRIRRHAALRELGAYADVLSGAAEQIRAGVRDPAFLAQTKPWLDALDLWGGSLNATLDGLRARSDSGSGQAAFAEAADLAKRAAAVTTIPGTTRPQGKIKVADGVLDTFIEQAPTM, encoded by the coding sequence ATGGGCACTCTCTCCGCTCCCGCCCAGGCGGCCGAGGCGCGGGACGCCACGGCGCCTTCCGCGGCCGGCGCCGCCGCGTCGACGGCACCACCCGTCGTCACCCCCACCCCCCGCAGCATGAAGCCCGCGGGCCGGGACATCCGCGTCCCGGCGAACGTACGCCTCGCCCTCGGTGACGACGTCGACGCCTCCAGCATCGATGTCATCAGGCAGGCACTGACCGCGGCGGGGGCCCGCCACATCGACACGGGCGCCACGGGGAGGGCCGCCCCCGCGCCGCACCCCCGTGGAGCGAAGCTGACCGTAGTAGCCGGTTCCGTGAAGGACCCGGCCGTGGCCGACGCCCTGCACGGCGCGGGCGGGACCATACCCGGCACCCTGGTCGCGGAGGGCTACTCCCTCGCCTCCCGCGGCGACACGATCGTGCTCGCCGGCAACGACGGGGACGGCGTCTACTACGCCGCGCAGACGCTGCGGCAGCTGGTGACCGGGAAGCACTCCGTGGCTGCCGTGTCGATCACCGACCACCCGGCCATGCCCCTGCGCGGCAGCATCGAAGGCTTCTACGGCGCACCCTGGTCACACACCGACCGGCTCGACCAACTCGCCTTCTACGGCGACATCAAGGCGAACACCTACATCTACACACCGAAGGACGACGCCTACCTGAGGGAGGAGTGGCGCGAGCCCTACCCTGCCGACAAGCTCGCCGACCTGCGTGAACTGATCGAACAGGCCACCGCCCACCACGTGGACTTCACCTACGCCCTCTCCCCCGGCCTGTCCGTCTGCTACAGCGATCCCGGTGACGTGGAAGCGCTGAAGGAGAAGCTGGGCAGCCTCTACGAGCAGGGCGCCCGTGCCTTCTACGTGGCGCTGGACGACATCAGCTACACCAAGTGGAACTGCCCGGCCGACCAGGAGAAGTACGGCGCTCCGGGCAGGGGCAGCGCGGGGCAGGCTCAGGCCGACCTGCTCAACGCCGTGCAGCACGACTTCATCGACGGCCACCCGGACGCCGCCCCGCTCCAGTTCGTGCCCACGGAGTACTCCGACACGGCCGACTCCGCCTACAAGTCCGTGCTGCGCGAGCGACTGGACCCGAAGGTCGTCGTGCAGTGGACGGGCACGGACGTCGTTCCGCCTTCGATCAGCGTGGCGGACGCCGAGGCAGCCTCGACGGTCTGGGGACGCAAGGTGTTCCTCTGGGACAACTACCCGGTCAACGACTACGGGCAGACGGCGGGACGCCTGCTGATGGCCCCGTACGACAAGCGGGAGGCCGGACTGCACAAGGCGTTGAGCGGCATCGTGCTCAACCCGATGAACCAGGCCGCGCCGAGCAAGGTCGCTCTCTTCGGCGGCGCGTCGTTCGCCTGGAACGACGAGGACTACGACCCCGTACGCACCTGGCGGGCCGCCGCGGCCTACCTCGCGGACGGGGACGCCGCCACCACCCGGGCCCTGCTGGCCTTCTTCGACACCGAGCACCTCGCGCCGACCTTCGGTGACACGGACTGGCAGCCGCAGGCGCCCGGACTGGCGGCGCGGCTGGCCGACTTCACGGCGGCATGGAAGAGCGGATCCCGTATCCGCCGCCACGCCGCGCTGCGGGAGCTGGGTGCGTACGCCGACGTGCTGTCCGGGGCCGCCGAGCAGATCCGGGCCGGCGTGCGGGACCCGGCCTTCCTGGCGCAGACGAAGCCCTGGCTGGACGCCCTCGACCTGTGGGGCGGCTCGCTGAACGCCACCCTGGACGGCCTGCGGGCACGGTCGGACTCGGGCAGCGGGCAGGCCGCCTTCGCCGAGGCGGCCGACCTGGCGAAGCGGGCGGCCGCGGTCACCACCATCCCGGGCACGACCCGGCCCCAGGGAAAGATCAAGGTGGCCGACGGGGTGCTGGACACGTTCATCGAGCAGGCGCCGACGATGTGA
- a CDS encoding zinc-dependent alcohol dehydrogenase family protein: MRATLLYAAEDVRVEDVTDPEIKNPTDAVVRIVLSCVCGSDLWPYKSAPHTNNPRHMGHEFLGVVEATGSEVRTVEPGDVVVAPFVYSDNTCAYCREGLQTSCVHGGTWGVNGVDGGQGQAARVPYADGTLVKLPVGEDSELLPDLLTLSDVLSTGYHAARTAGVGPGDTVTVIGDGAVGLSAVISAGLLGAERIVLMGRHTVRTDLGRDFGATDVVAERGKEGVARVRDLTDGEGTHKVLECVGLKDAIVQSFGVVRAGGTISRVGAPQFTDVPFGFPDFLRNITLTGGVAPARAYIEELMPHILNGSIRPGRVFDRTIGLEDIADGYRAMNDREALKVLIRP; the protein is encoded by the coding sequence ATGCGCGCCACCCTGCTGTACGCGGCCGAGGACGTACGCGTCGAGGACGTCACCGACCCGGAGATCAAGAACCCCACGGACGCGGTCGTACGGATCGTGCTGTCCTGCGTCTGCGGCAGCGACCTGTGGCCGTACAAGTCGGCTCCGCACACGAACAATCCCCGGCACATGGGCCACGAGTTCCTCGGCGTCGTCGAGGCGACCGGATCCGAGGTGCGCACCGTCGAGCCCGGCGACGTGGTGGTGGCTCCGTTCGTCTACTCGGACAACACCTGCGCCTACTGTCGCGAGGGCCTGCAGACCTCGTGCGTGCACGGCGGGACCTGGGGTGTGAACGGCGTGGACGGCGGTCAGGGCCAGGCCGCCAGGGTCCCGTACGCCGACGGCACCCTGGTCAAGCTGCCGGTCGGTGAGGACTCCGAGCTGCTTCCGGACCTCCTGACCCTGTCCGACGTGCTGAGCACCGGCTACCACGCGGCCCGCACCGCCGGTGTCGGGCCCGGCGACACGGTCACCGTCATCGGGGACGGCGCGGTCGGGCTGTCCGCCGTGATCTCGGCCGGGCTGCTGGGCGCCGAGCGGATCGTCCTGATGGGCCGCCACACCGTGCGCACCGACCTCGGACGGGACTTCGGCGCCACGGATGTGGTCGCGGAGCGCGGCAAGGAGGGTGTGGCCCGCGTGCGTGACCTGACCGACGGCGAGGGCACGCACAAGGTCCTCGAATGCGTCGGGCTGAAGGACGCGATCGTCCAGAGCTTCGGGGTCGTCCGCGCCGGCGGCACGATCAGCCGGGTCGGCGCCCCGCAGTTCACCGACGTCCCCTTCGGCTTCCCCGACTTCCTGCGCAACATCACCCTGACCGGCGGCGTGGCCCCGGCCCGCGCCTACATCGAGGAGCTGATGCCGCACATCCTCAACGGCTCGATCCGGCCCGGCCGGGTCTTCGACCGCACGATCGGCCTGGAGGACATCGCGGACGGCTACCGGGCGATGAACGACCGCGAGGCCCTGAAGGTACTCATCCGGCCGTGA
- a CDS encoding dihydrofolate reductase family protein → MKLVLQEFLSLDGVSQGPGSPDEDTSDGFTRGGWFVPHLDEAFERLATRWLGRADAFLFGRRTYENFARDWPEMTDHPSAGILNGSPKYVASRTLTKAGWDPTTILAGDVPSQVAELKRRPGREIQIHGSARLGQALLAAGLVDELRLTVAPVVVGSGRRLFPDGGTPAGLRLLDHETTPGGIAVYVYEPTGLPEYGTYGAGA, encoded by the coding sequence ATGAAGCTGGTACTGCAGGAGTTCCTGTCACTGGACGGTGTCTCCCAGGGGCCCGGATCCCCCGACGAGGACACCAGCGACGGGTTCACCCGGGGCGGCTGGTTCGTGCCGCACCTGGACGAGGCCTTCGAACGCCTGGCCACCAGGTGGCTCGGCCGGGCGGACGCCTTCCTGTTCGGCCGCCGTACGTACGAGAACTTCGCCCGGGACTGGCCGGAGATGACCGACCATCCGAGCGCCGGCATCCTCAACGGTTCGCCGAAGTACGTGGCCTCACGAACCCTCACGAAGGCCGGGTGGGACCCGACCACGATCCTGGCCGGGGACGTCCCCTCCCAGGTTGCCGAGCTGAAGCGGCGGCCGGGCCGGGAGATCCAGATCCACGGCAGCGCCCGGCTCGGCCAGGCCCTCCTGGCAGCCGGTCTGGTGGACGAGCTTCGGCTCACGGTCGCCCCGGTGGTCGTGGGCAGCGGACGACGCCTCTTCCCGGACGGCGGCACCCCGGCCGGCCTGCGGCTGCTGGACCACGAGACGACACCGGGTGGAATCGCGGTGTACGTGTACGAGCCGACGGGCCTGCCGGAGTACGGGACGTACGGGGCCGGGGCGTAG
- a CDS encoding FAD-binding oxidoreductase, giving the protein MISPSDVSPHGRSRTAGVVTPAYGSSEAGPAGLPDSGRFRPRRVAGAVRPGAADEVACLVRAAAAARTPLHPVSTGRNWGLGSALPVDDDALLLDLSGLDRIRDVDIRRGFAVVEPGVTQGALTGRLAGTDRMLNLTGASRHTSVIGNILERGVGLHRPRAEDLAGLELVLADGELARTGWWPSPGGPAVVQPHGRGPSLNHLFTQASWAVVTAAVVRLLPRPRTVRILPAVFPPGRLAEAVDTLRAWTAGGLVPATTKIYDPVAARTYGIREATGPDGACLAHLALTGDADVTAALAGVLTARLRQDSCPLSEGPERAADAEVHAAYAGEHDPGDALFRRKTGGCCARCVDRSRGLLMFLPVVPFEGGAVETAATLIDAAREEGTARPGIMMNVLDADTIDHVVTLRFDPADPLSTAAAHRTLDRMHVSFAAHGWPPYRPDIDHPPAAATDPVLHRRLVGALDPHGVFARGRFAPPPDR; this is encoded by the coding sequence ATGATCTCGCCGTCCGACGTCTCCCCGCACGGCCGGTCGCGTACCGCGGGGGTCGTCACCCCCGCGTACGGGAGTTCCGAAGCCGGGCCGGCGGGTCTGCCGGACTCCGGGCGGTTCCGGCCCCGGCGCGTCGCCGGGGCCGTGCGTCCGGGCGCGGCGGACGAGGTGGCGTGTCTGGTACGGGCGGCAGCTGCCGCCCGTACACCGCTGCACCCGGTTTCCACCGGCCGCAACTGGGGTCTGGGGTCGGCGCTCCCGGTCGACGACGACGCGCTGCTCCTCGATCTGTCAGGGCTCGACCGGATCAGGGACGTCGACATCCGCCGCGGCTTCGCCGTCGTCGAACCTGGCGTCACCCAGGGGGCCCTGACCGGACGCCTGGCGGGTACGGACCGGATGCTCAACCTCACGGGTGCGTCCCGGCACACCAGTGTCATCGGGAACATCCTGGAACGCGGGGTCGGCCTGCACCGGCCGCGTGCCGAGGACCTGGCCGGGCTGGAGCTCGTCCTGGCGGACGGCGAACTCGCGCGCACGGGCTGGTGGCCGTCCCCGGGCGGTCCCGCCGTGGTCCAGCCGCACGGCCGCGGCCCCTCCCTCAACCACCTCTTCACGCAGGCCTCGTGGGCTGTCGTCACCGCCGCCGTGGTGCGTCTGCTGCCACGGCCTCGCACCGTCAGGATCCTGCCCGCCGTCTTCCCGCCGGGTCGCCTCGCCGAGGCCGTCGACACCCTGCGCGCGTGGACGGCGGGCGGGCTGGTCCCCGCGACCACCAAGATCTACGACCCGGTCGCCGCCCGCACCTACGGCATCCGTGAGGCCACCGGACCGGACGGCGCCTGCCTGGCCCACCTGGCCCTCACCGGTGACGCCGACGTCACGGCCGCGCTGGCCGGCGTGCTCACCGCCCGCCTGCGGCAGGACTCCTGCCCGCTGTCGGAAGGCCCGGAGCGGGCCGCCGACGCCGAGGTCCACGCGGCGTACGCGGGGGAGCACGACCCGGGGGACGCGCTCTTCCGCCGCAAGACGGGCGGCTGCTGTGCCCGTTGCGTCGACCGCTCGCGCGGTCTGCTGATGTTCCTGCCGGTGGTGCCCTTCGAGGGTGGTGCCGTGGAAACGGCCGCCACTCTGATCGACGCGGCGCGTGAGGAGGGAACGGCCAGGCCCGGCATCATGATGAACGTGCTGGACGCCGACACGATCGACCACGTGGTCACCCTTCGCTTCGATCCCGCCGACCCCCTCTCCACCGCCGCGGCACACCGCACCCTGGACCGGATGCACGTCTCCTTCGCGGCACACGGCTGGCCGCCGTACCGCCCGGACATCGACCATCCCCCGGCCGCCGCCACCGACCCCGTGCTCCACCGGCGCCTCGTCGGCGCGCTCGACCCGCACGGGGTCTTCGCCCGGGGGAGGTTCGCGCCGCCGCCGGACCGGTAG
- a CDS encoding mannose-binding protein, translated as MSPQHPTPGAKTAAAADPDAQEAGSPPPRTSEPGARTPGGTTVSEAEKPGPAAPPEAKASDPAAAPRAETSGSAPASEPEPATPSGTTPPEPANASAAGSPEAEPATPATTPASSSASASATGEAPEEGVALAAATAPGTMTATAADRSRPRTPVLAGAAFLGAALIAIPLLLVGTANDDDRDDAKVPTAGSADTVLNPNSAPAALEDYVAGKPSPSPAKEKPKKAEAPVPVAPKPVTSAPKPKASSTPAKKPKPKPAPPKPDWTTATISAPSVIGVNQAWTTNRIKMVMQTDGNLVVLNEEGKPIWASMTFGPNHRAIFQPDGNLVIHNGDDRPIWASKTHDHPGAQLVLRPDARVVVVANGTVLWST; from the coding sequence ATGTCCCCCCAGCACCCCACCCCCGGCGCGAAAACGGCGGCAGCCGCGGACCCGGACGCGCAGGAGGCGGGCTCGCCACCGCCGCGGACCTCGGAACCCGGTGCGCGGACGCCCGGCGGAACCACGGTGTCCGAGGCGGAGAAGCCCGGCCCGGCCGCCCCGCCCGAGGCGAAGGCATCCGACCCGGCAGCCGCTCCCCGGGCGGAGACGTCCGGCTCTGCCCCCGCCTCGGAGCCGGAGCCCGCCACTCCTTCGGGGACCACCCCACCGGAGCCGGCCAACGCCTCGGCGGCCGGCTCTCCGGAGGCGGAGCCCGCCACCCCCGCGACCACGCCGGCCTCCTCATCCGCATCCGCATCCGCAACGGGCGAAGCACCCGAGGAGGGCGTGGCGCTGGCGGCGGCGACGGCCCCGGGCACCATGACGGCCACCGCCGCGGACCGCAGCCGGCCCCGCACGCCGGTCCTCGCGGGAGCGGCCTTCCTCGGCGCCGCGCTGATCGCCATACCCCTCCTGCTGGTCGGGACCGCGAACGACGACGACCGCGACGACGCCAAGGTTCCGACGGCGGGCAGCGCGGACACGGTCCTCAACCCGAACTCCGCGCCGGCGGCACTCGAGGACTACGTGGCCGGGAAGCCCAGCCCGTCCCCGGCCAAGGAGAAGCCGAAGAAGGCCGAAGCCCCCGTACCGGTCGCCCCCAAACCGGTGACGTCCGCACCGAAGCCGAAGGCGAGCAGCACGCCCGCCAAGAAGCCCAAGCCGAAGCCGGCGCCGCCGAAGCCGGACTGGACCACGGCGACCATCTCGGCTCCGAGCGTCATCGGGGTCAACCAGGCCTGGACGACCAACCGCATCAAGATGGTGATGCAGACCGACGGCAATCTCGTGGTCCTCAACGAGGAGGGCAAACCGATCTGGGCGTCCATGACCTTCGGACCGAACCACCGGGCGATCTTCCAGCCCGACGGCAACCTCGTCATCCACAACGGCGACGACCGCCCGATCTGGGCCTCCAAGACCCACGACCACCCGGGCGCCCAGCTGGTGCTCCGCCCGGACGCCAGAGTGGTCGTCGTGGCCAACGGCACCGTTCTCTGGTCGACCTGA
- a CDS encoding class I SAM-dependent RNA methyltransferase produces MQNESTSSQPGEQQAGESLIGREYEVEVGPVAHGGHCIARTDEGQVLFVRHTLPGEKVIARITEGDSDSRFLRADAVTVVEASKDRVEAPCPYAGPGKCGGCDWQHAKPGAQRRLKGEVIAEQLQRLAGLTPEEAGWDGTVMPAEGDKLPPGQVPAWRTRVQYAVDADGLVGLRKHRSHEVQPVDHCMIAAPGVSELGIEKQDWPQMATVEAISATGSHDRQVILTPREGGRLPLVELDKPVSVMRVDEKDGGVHRVHGRAFVRERADDRTYRVGSGGFWQVHPQAADTLVRAVMQGLLPRKNDTALDLYCGVGLFAGAIGQRIGEKGAVLGIESGKRAVEDARHNLKDLDRVRIEHGKVDQVLPRTGITECDLIVLDPPRAGAGKATVKQLVALGARRIAYVACDPAALARDIAYFREGGYKVRTLRAFDLFPMTHHVECVAILEPADKGA; encoded by the coding sequence ATGCAGAACGAATCCACGTCCTCGCAGCCCGGGGAGCAGCAGGCCGGAGAGTCCCTGATCGGCCGGGAGTACGAGGTCGAGGTCGGCCCCGTCGCCCACGGCGGTCACTGCATCGCCCGCACCGACGAGGGCCAGGTCCTCTTCGTGCGCCACACCCTGCCCGGCGAGAAGGTCATCGCCCGGATCACCGAGGGCGACAGCGACTCCCGCTTCCTGCGCGCCGACGCGGTCACGGTCGTCGAGGCGTCCAAGGACCGGGTCGAGGCCCCCTGCCCCTACGCCGGCCCCGGCAAGTGCGGCGGCTGCGACTGGCAGCACGCCAAGCCCGGCGCACAGCGCCGTCTCAAGGGCGAGGTCATCGCCGAGCAGCTCCAGCGCCTCGCGGGCCTCACACCCGAGGAGGCCGGCTGGGACGGCACGGTCATGCCGGCCGAGGGCGACAAGCTCCCGCCGGGCCAGGTCCCGGCCTGGCGCACGCGGGTGCAGTACGCCGTCGACGCCGACGGCCTCGTCGGACTCCGCAAGCACCGCTCGCACGAGGTCCAGCCGGTCGACCACTGCATGATCGCCGCCCCCGGCGTCTCCGAGCTCGGCATCGAGAAGCAGGACTGGCCGCAGATGGCGACGGTCGAGGCCATCTCCGCCACCGGCTCCCACGACCGCCAGGTCATCCTGACCCCGCGCGAGGGCGGCCGGCTCCCGCTGGTCGAGCTGGACAAGCCCGTGTCCGTGATGCGGGTGGACGAGAAGGACGGCGGCGTCCACCGCGTCCACGGCCGCGCCTTCGTGCGCGAGCGGGCCGACGACCGTACGTACCGCGTCGGCTCCGGCGGATTCTGGCAGGTGCACCCGCAGGCGGCCGACACCCTGGTGCGCGCGGTCATGCAGGGCCTGCTGCCCCGCAAGAACGACACGGCCCTGGACCTCTACTGCGGCGTCGGCCTGTTCGCCGGCGCCATCGGGCAGCGGATCGGCGAGAAGGGCGCGGTGCTCGGCATCGAGTCCGGCAAGCGCGCGGTCGAGGACGCCCGCCACAACCTCAAGGACCTGGACCGGGTCCGCATCGAGCACGGCAAGGTCGACCAGGTCCTGCCGCGCACGGGCATCACGGAGTGCGACCTGATCGTCCTGGACCCGCCGCGCGCCGGCGCCGGCAAGGCCACGGTCAAGCAACTGGTCGCCCTCGGCGCCCGCCGCATCGCGTACGTGGCGTGCGACCCGGCGGCGCTGGCGCGTGACATCGCGTACTTCCGGGAGGGCGGGTACAAGGTGCGGACGCTGCGGGCGTTCGACCTGTTCCCGATGACGCATCATGTGGAATGCGTGGCGATTCTGGAGCCTGCGGACAAGGGCGCCTGA
- a CDS encoding APC family permease produces the protein MSKLTDVPKRILIGRALRSDKLGETLLPKRIALPVFASDPLSSVAYAPGEVLLVLSIAGVSAYHFSPWIAVAVVVLMFTVVASYRQNVRAYPSGGGDYEVANTNLGPKAGLTVASALLVDYVLTVAVSISSGVENLGSAIPFVIEHKTFCAIGAIVLLTLMNLRGVRESGKLFAIPTYLFVAGVFIMIIWGAFRGLALGDTMHAPTSDYTIKPEHQGLAGFALVFLLLRAFSSGCAALTGVEAISNGVPAFRKPKSKNAATTLAAMGLLAVTMFCGIIGLAMATDVKLAENPAKDLIHNGSPVGAGFTQDPVISQVAAAVFGEGTFFFVFLAAATALVLFLAANTAYNGFPLLGSILAQDRYLPRQLHTRGDRLAFSNGIVLLAGAAILLVWIYGADSTRLIQLYIVGVFVSFTLSQTGMVRHWNRHLRTETDAATRRHMIRSRAINTFGAFFTGLVLVVVLATKFTHGAWVALLGMVIFFGTMTAIRKHYDRVAEEISADEAPSDDTIRPSRVHSIVLVSKLHRPTLRALAYAKLVRSDQLEALSISVDHDETKALKADWERRGIDIPLKILDSPYREVTRPVIDYVKSLRKDRPRDVISVYIPEYVVGHWYEHLLHNQSALRLKGRLLFTPGVMVTSVPYQLESSEAAKLRARKRADWTAPGSVRRGPVERRHKEHSSKG, from the coding sequence GTGTCCAAACTGACCGACGTGCCCAAACGGATCCTGATCGGCCGGGCGCTGCGCAGCGACAAGCTGGGGGAGACCCTCCTCCCCAAGCGCATCGCGCTCCCCGTCTTCGCGTCCGACCCGCTGTCCTCCGTCGCGTACGCACCCGGAGAAGTCCTCCTGGTGCTGTCCATCGCGGGCGTGTCGGCGTACCACTTCAGCCCGTGGATCGCGGTCGCCGTCGTGGTCCTGATGTTCACGGTCGTCGCCTCGTACCGGCAGAACGTCCGCGCCTACCCGAGCGGCGGCGGCGACTACGAGGTCGCCAACACCAACCTCGGGCCCAAGGCCGGACTGACCGTCGCGAGCGCGCTGCTCGTCGACTACGTCCTCACGGTCGCCGTGTCGATCTCCTCGGGCGTCGAGAACCTCGGTTCCGCGATCCCCTTCGTGATCGAGCACAAGACGTTCTGCGCCATCGGGGCCATCGTCCTGCTCACCCTGATGAACCTGCGCGGGGTCAGGGAGTCCGGCAAGCTCTTCGCCATCCCGACGTACCTGTTCGTGGCGGGCGTCTTCATCATGATCATCTGGGGTGCGTTCCGGGGGCTGGCCCTCGGCGACACCATGCACGCGCCCACCTCGGACTACACGATCAAGCCCGAGCACCAGGGGCTCGCCGGCTTCGCACTCGTCTTCCTGCTGCTGCGCGCCTTCTCCTCGGGCTGCGCGGCCCTCACCGGCGTCGAGGCGATCAGCAACGGCGTCCCGGCCTTCCGCAAGCCCAAGAGCAAGAACGCCGCGACGACCCTCGCGGCGATGGGCCTCCTGGCCGTCACCATGTTCTGCGGCATCATCGGCCTCGCCATGGCCACCGATGTGAAGCTCGCCGAGAACCCGGCGAAGGACCTGATCCACAACGGCTCACCGGTCGGCGCGGGCTTCACCCAGGACCCCGTCATCTCCCAGGTCGCGGCGGCGGTCTTCGGCGAGGGCACCTTCTTCTTCGTCTTCCTCGCGGCGGCCACCGCCCTCGTGCTCTTCCTCGCAGCCAACACCGCCTACAACGGCTTCCCGCTGCTCGGCTCGATCCTCGCCCAGGACCGCTACCTGCCGCGCCAGCTCCACACCCGCGGCGACCGCCTGGCCTTCTCCAACGGCATCGTGCTGCTGGCCGGAGCCGCGATCCTGCTGGTCTGGATCTACGGGGCGGACTCGACCCGGCTCATCCAGCTCTACATCGTCGGCGTCTTCGTCTCCTTCACCCTCAGCCAGACCGGCATGGTCCGGCACTGGAACCGCCACCTGCGCACCGAGACGGACGCGGCGACGCGCCGCCACATGATCCGCTCCCGGGCGATCAACACCTTCGGCGCGTTCTTCACCGGCCTGGTCCTAGTCGTCGTGCTGGCCACCAAGTTCACCCACGGAGCGTGGGTCGCGCTGCTCGGCATGGTCATCTTCTTCGGCACGATGACGGCGATCCGCAAGCACTACGACCGCGTCGCCGAGGAGATCTCCGCCGACGAGGCTCCCTCCGACGACACCATCAGGCCCTCGCGGGTCCACTCCATCGTCCTGGTCTCCAAGCTCCACCGGCCCACGCTGCGCGCCCTGGCCTACGCCAAGCTGGTGCGCTCCGACCAGTTGGAGGCGCTGTCCATCAGCGTCGACCACGACGAGACGAAGGCGCTGAAGGCGGACTGGGAACGCCGGGGCATCGACATCCCGCTCAAGATCCTCGACTCGCCGTACCGCGAGGTGACCCGGCCGGTCATCGACTACGTCAAGAGCCTGCGCAAGGACCGGCCGCGCGACGTGATCAGCGTCTACATCCCCGAATACGTGGTCGGCCACTGGTACGAGCACCTGCTCCACAACCAGAGCGCGCTGCGGCTGAAGGGCCGGCTGCTGTTCACACCGGGCGTGATGGTGACCTCGGTGCCGTACCAGCTGGAGTCCTCCGAGGCCGCGAAGCTGCGTGCCAGGAAGCGCGCGGACTGGACGGCACCCGGCTCGGTCCGGCGCGGACCGGTGGAACGGCGGCACAAGGAGCACAGCAGCAAGGGGTGA